The following proteins are encoded in a genomic region of Ornithodoros turicata isolate Travis chromosome 6, ASM3712646v1, whole genome shotgun sequence:
- the LOC135397583 gene encoding sodium- and chloride-dependent glycine transporter 2-like isoform X2: MTGSSGSFPVAEPPPSPPPLSHGEGKSRAERSASIISRGNWGNRWEFLLSCVGLSVGIGNVWRFPYLAYQNGGGAFLIPYLIMLLLVGKPMYFMELAIGQFAGQGPLTLWACSPICKGIGFAMVCVSLLVCIYYNVIMAYTIFYMASTFQKQVPWQRCEPHWENCFVRSENISNISSEARTSSQIYWERYVLDLSSGIEEMGGIKWDLALCLLLSWIIVVVCLLKGIKTSGKVVYFAATFPYLILITLLVTGLCQTGAMDGVLYFITPSFEKLLDITVWQAAAGQMFFSLSVSMGGLIMYSSYNKFTNNVFRDAMIVSALDTVTSIISGLVIFSVLGAMAHDLGNVGVEDVVQSGPGLAFVAYPEALARLPIPQLWSVLFFVMLFILGLDSEFALLENVLTSLSDQIHILRKHKLIFTVGTGVFCFFLGLPLVTRGGQYLLEILDRFGGSTALTFIAITESIGVAYVYGYNRLSDDINFMLGRRLGWYWRITWTITSPAILLFIFLLSLKDANEPLTYGEYEFPSWSLVLGWASALVIMLQIPFWAFAAIYRAKGNTFLEKVRRAAASTEDWGPSDKSLKEDWRQATGWYLTGSKPVQLRKCSIGAGTGQENMAYAPDDPPPSYHREEGLSQGVFPQ, translated from the exons ATGACAGGG AGCTCCGGTTCATTTCCCGTGGCGGAGCCTCCGCCCTCGCCACCACCTCTCTCCCACGGAGAGGGGAAGAGTCGAGCGGAACGGTCAGCTTCCATCATCTCTCGGGGCAACTGGGGAAACAGATGGGAATTCCTCCTTTCCTGCGTCGGACTCTCCGTGGGCATCGGAAACGTCTGGCGGTTTCCCTACCTCGCCTACCAGAATGGAGGAG GAGCCTTTCTCATTCCGTACCTCATAATGCTGCTCTTGGTGGGCAAGCCGATGTACTTCATGGAACTGGCCATCGGTCAATTTGCCGGACAAGGTCCACTAACCTTATGGGCATGTTCACCCATATGCAAAG GAATAGGCTTTGCAATGGTGTGCGTATCGCTATTGGTGTGCATCTACTacaacgtcatcatggcatacACCATCTTCTACATGGCGTCTACGTTTCAGAAGCAAGTGCCCTGGCAACGGTGCGAACCCCACTGGGAAAACTGCTTCGTCCGTTCAGAAAAT aTAAGCAATATCAGCAGTGAAGCTCGAACATCGAGCCAAATCTATTGGGa GCGATATGTGCTCGATCTGAGTTCTGGCATTGAAGAAATGGGTGGCATCAAATGGGACTTGGCCCTGTGTTTGCTACTCAGTTggatcatcgtcgtcgtctgtCTTCTTAAAGGCATCAAAACCTCAGGCAAA GTTGTCTATTTCGCTGCGACGTTTCCGTACCTGATTCTCATCACCCTTTTGGTGACCGGACTCTGCCAAACGGGTGCCATGGACGGCGTCCTCTACTTCATCACACCGAGCTTTGAAAAACTGCTGGACATCACAGTGTGGCAGGCGGCTGCGGGACAGATGTTCTTCTCGCTCAGTGTGTCTATGGGAGGACTCATCATGTACTCCAGTTACAACAAGTTCACCAACAATGTCTTCAG AGACGCAATGATTGTAAGCGCTCTGGACACCGTCACCAGTATCATCTCTGGCTTGGTCATCTTCTCAGTTTTGGGTGCCATGGCGCACGACCTGGGTAACGTTGGCGTCGAAGACGTCGTGCAAAGCG GACCCGGCCTCGCCTTCGTTGCATACCCAGAAGCGCTGGCGCGTTTGCCCATTCCTCAACTGTGGTCCGTACTCTTCTTCGTCATGTTGTTCATCTTAGGACTAGACAGCGAG TTTGCACTTCTGGAGAACGTTCTTACGAGCCTGTCGGACCAGATACACATACTGCGAAAGCACAAACTCATCTTCACCGTAGGCACCGgcgtcttctgcttcttcttggGCTTGCCACTCGTCACGAGG GGTGGTCAGTACCTTCTGGAGATTCTAGACAGGTTTGGCGGGAGTACGGCGCTCACTTTCATAGCCATTACGGAGTCTATAGGCGTCGCCTACGTTTACG GGTACAACCGGCTTTCCGACGACATCAACTTCATGCTCGGCCGTCGGCTTGGCTGGTACTGGAGAATCACTTGGACCATTACATCGCCAGCCATTTTACTG TTCATCTTCCTGCTGTCGCTGAAAGATGCCAACGAGCCTTTAACATATGGGGAATACGAGTTCCCCAGCTGGTCTCTCGTGCTTGGCTGGGCCTCTGCCCTCGTCATTATGCTGCAAATACCATTCTGGGCATTTGCAGCAATATATCGTGCCAAAGGGAACACATTTCTCGAG AAAGTACGAAGGGCAGCAGCATCAACGGAAGACTGGGGTCCCTCGGATAAGTCCCTCAAGGAGGACTGGAGGCAAGCAACCGGCTGGTACCTCACGGGGAGTAAACCTGTCCAACTACGCAAGTGCAGCATCGGAGCGGGCACTGGTCAAGAGAATATGGCTTATGCACCGGACGACCCGCCGCCATCGTATCACAGGGAAGAGGGGCTATCACAGGGGGTATTTCCACAATAG
- the LOC135397582 gene encoding EGF domain-specific O-linked N-acetylglucosamine transferase-like isoform X2, whose translation MLKWRALFVCFALEALGRKVYDVDLPEEHMACFFRNNPNARRQCERDANCPFRHLTNSTCCWGHEPNCSPKHRYYSGSCPGNSKGWTVSKAAQLEKFFEQGDFGYVAERRKKLSILCRPEKSGDSLLECTPNTELCRAKHIRLDFERLLKLPPPVKYREDILGPGLIGGCCRLDVKALKAEGHHKSPLQSWYAELEHFAEFSETDASDCDIVIKKPTVLMKLDATVNIYHHFCDFVNLYLSLHFNNTFHKDFNILIWDTFPYRSNVAPIWKAFTHLEPLTLAPYAGKKVCFHEALFSFLPRMIFGLYYNMPLVPGCSGSGIFRAFNRHVLHRLRIKVERPKHVRITFVSRISKHRLVLNEDELIARAKKLQGVSVHRVSFTHATPFVEQIAVSANTDILIGMHGAGLTHVLFQPDWGVLFELYNCEDEACYRDLARLRGVRYVTWEDTKKLRPQDEGHHPTLGAHAKFTNYEFDAEEFMRLLRLQVEHVRSKISVMHDEL comes from the exons ATGCTGAAGTGGAGAGCTTTGTTCGTCTGCTTTGCGTTGGAAGCGCTGGGCAGGAAGGTGTACGATGTGGATCTGCCTGAAGAGCACATGGCTTGCTTCTTTCGAAACAATCCAAATGCAAGGCGGCAATGTGAACGAGATGCAAACTGTCCTTTTAGG CACCTGACAAACAGCACCTGCTGCTGGGGCCACGAACCCAACTGCTCCCCGAAGCATCGTTACTATTCCGGTAGCTGTCCTGGAAATTCCAAAGGATG GACTGTGAGCAAGGCAGCCCAGTTGGAAAAATTTTTTGAGCAGGGCGATTTTGGATATGTTGCAGAACGAAGGAAGAAACTGAGCATACTGTGTCGCCCCGAGAAATCT GGTGATTCTCTCCTTGAATGTACACCCAATACAGAGCTCTGCAGAGCAAAACACATCAGACTGGACTTTGAGCGCCTGTTAAAGCTCCCTCCGCCCGTTAA GTACAGAGAAGATATCCTGGGACCAGGCCTTATTGGAGGATGCTGTCGACTAGATGTCAAAGCCTTGAAAGCAGAGGGGCATCATAAGAGCCCGTTGCAGTCGTG GTATGCAGAATTGGAGCACTTTGCTGAATTCTCGGAAACAGATGCCAGTGACTGTGACATTGTGATAAAGAAGCCCACTGTACTCATGAAGTTGGACGCAA CCGTGAATATCTACCACCATTTTTGTGACTTTGTGAACTTGTACCTGAGCCTTCATTTCAACAATACATTCCATAAGGACTTCAACATTTTAATCTGGGACACA TTTCCTTACAGGAGCAATGTTGCACCCATATGGAAGGCATTTACCCATCTCGAACCCCTGACGTTAGCACCGTACGCAGGCAAAAAG GTGTGCTTCCATGAggctctgttttcttttttgccacGCATGATTTTTGGGCTGTACTACAACATGCCCTTG GTACCAGGTTGTTCTGGGAGTGGAATATTTCGTGCCTTCAATCGACATGTTTTGCATCGCCTGAGGATAAAAGTTGAACGCCCG AAACACGTACGTATTACGTTCGTCTCGAGAATTAGCAAGCACCGGTTAGTACTTAACGAAGATGAG CTCATTGCTCGAGCAAAGAAGCTGCAAGGCGTTTCTGTGCATCGAGTGAGCTTCACACACGCGACACCTTTCGTCGAGCAGATCGCT GTCAGCGCAAACACAGATATTTTAATCGGCATGCACGGAGCTGGACTCACCCACGTCCTGTTCCAGCCCGACTGGGGAGTTCTTTTCGAGCT GTATAACTGCGAGGATGAAGCCTGTTACAGAGATCTTGCAAGGCTGCGAGGTGTTCGTTATGTGACATGGGAAGATACAAAGAAACTCAGACCTCAGGACGAG GGCCATCACCCTACCCTGGGCGCTCATGCAAAGTTTACAAACTACGAGTTTGATGCGGAAGAATTCATGCGTCTGCTTCGCCTCCAGGTGGAGCATGTGAGGTCCAAGATCTCTGTGATGCACGATGAGCTGTGA
- the LOC135397583 gene encoding sodium- and chloride-dependent glycine transporter 2-like isoform X1, which translates to MSAKKHALKSSGSFPVAEPPPSPPPLSHGEGKSRAERSASIISRGNWGNRWEFLLSCVGLSVGIGNVWRFPYLAYQNGGGAFLIPYLIMLLLVGKPMYFMELAIGQFAGQGPLTLWACSPICKGIGFAMVCVSLLVCIYYNVIMAYTIFYMASTFQKQVPWQRCEPHWENCFVRSENISNISSEARTSSQIYWERYVLDLSSGIEEMGGIKWDLALCLLLSWIIVVVCLLKGIKTSGKVVYFAATFPYLILITLLVTGLCQTGAMDGVLYFITPSFEKLLDITVWQAAAGQMFFSLSVSMGGLIMYSSYNKFTNNVFRDAMIVSALDTVTSIISGLVIFSVLGAMAHDLGNVGVEDVVQSGPGLAFVAYPEALARLPIPQLWSVLFFVMLFILGLDSEFALLENVLTSLSDQIHILRKHKLIFTVGTGVFCFFLGLPLVTRGGQYLLEILDRFGGSTALTFIAITESIGVAYVYGYNRLSDDINFMLGRRLGWYWRITWTITSPAILLFIFLLSLKDANEPLTYGEYEFPSWSLVLGWASALVIMLQIPFWAFAAIYRAKGNTFLEKVRRAAASTEDWGPSDKSLKEDWRQATGWYLTGSKPVQLRKCSIGAGTGQENMAYAPDDPPPSYHREEGLSQGVFPQ; encoded by the exons ATGTCTGCAAAGAAACACGCTTTAAAA AGCTCCGGTTCATTTCCCGTGGCGGAGCCTCCGCCCTCGCCACCACCTCTCTCCCACGGAGAGGGGAAGAGTCGAGCGGAACGGTCAGCTTCCATCATCTCTCGGGGCAACTGGGGAAACAGATGGGAATTCCTCCTTTCCTGCGTCGGACTCTCCGTGGGCATCGGAAACGTCTGGCGGTTTCCCTACCTCGCCTACCAGAATGGAGGAG GAGCCTTTCTCATTCCGTACCTCATAATGCTGCTCTTGGTGGGCAAGCCGATGTACTTCATGGAACTGGCCATCGGTCAATTTGCCGGACAAGGTCCACTAACCTTATGGGCATGTTCACCCATATGCAAAG GAATAGGCTTTGCAATGGTGTGCGTATCGCTATTGGTGTGCATCTACTacaacgtcatcatggcatacACCATCTTCTACATGGCGTCTACGTTTCAGAAGCAAGTGCCCTGGCAACGGTGCGAACCCCACTGGGAAAACTGCTTCGTCCGTTCAGAAAAT aTAAGCAATATCAGCAGTGAAGCTCGAACATCGAGCCAAATCTATTGGGa GCGATATGTGCTCGATCTGAGTTCTGGCATTGAAGAAATGGGTGGCATCAAATGGGACTTGGCCCTGTGTTTGCTACTCAGTTggatcatcgtcgtcgtctgtCTTCTTAAAGGCATCAAAACCTCAGGCAAA GTTGTCTATTTCGCTGCGACGTTTCCGTACCTGATTCTCATCACCCTTTTGGTGACCGGACTCTGCCAAACGGGTGCCATGGACGGCGTCCTCTACTTCATCACACCGAGCTTTGAAAAACTGCTGGACATCACAGTGTGGCAGGCGGCTGCGGGACAGATGTTCTTCTCGCTCAGTGTGTCTATGGGAGGACTCATCATGTACTCCAGTTACAACAAGTTCACCAACAATGTCTTCAG AGACGCAATGATTGTAAGCGCTCTGGACACCGTCACCAGTATCATCTCTGGCTTGGTCATCTTCTCAGTTTTGGGTGCCATGGCGCACGACCTGGGTAACGTTGGCGTCGAAGACGTCGTGCAAAGCG GACCCGGCCTCGCCTTCGTTGCATACCCAGAAGCGCTGGCGCGTTTGCCCATTCCTCAACTGTGGTCCGTACTCTTCTTCGTCATGTTGTTCATCTTAGGACTAGACAGCGAG TTTGCACTTCTGGAGAACGTTCTTACGAGCCTGTCGGACCAGATACACATACTGCGAAAGCACAAACTCATCTTCACCGTAGGCACCGgcgtcttctgcttcttcttggGCTTGCCACTCGTCACGAGG GGTGGTCAGTACCTTCTGGAGATTCTAGACAGGTTTGGCGGGAGTACGGCGCTCACTTTCATAGCCATTACGGAGTCTATAGGCGTCGCCTACGTTTACG GGTACAACCGGCTTTCCGACGACATCAACTTCATGCTCGGCCGTCGGCTTGGCTGGTACTGGAGAATCACTTGGACCATTACATCGCCAGCCATTTTACTG TTCATCTTCCTGCTGTCGCTGAAAGATGCCAACGAGCCTTTAACATATGGGGAATACGAGTTCCCCAGCTGGTCTCTCGTGCTTGGCTGGGCCTCTGCCCTCGTCATTATGCTGCAAATACCATTCTGGGCATTTGCAGCAATATATCGTGCCAAAGGGAACACATTTCTCGAG AAAGTACGAAGGGCAGCAGCATCAACGGAAGACTGGGGTCCCTCGGATAAGTCCCTCAAGGAGGACTGGAGGCAAGCAACCGGCTGGTACCTCACGGGGAGTAAACCTGTCCAACTACGCAAGTGCAGCATCGGAGCGGGCACTGGTCAAGAGAATATGGCTTATGCACCGGACGACCCGCCGCCATCGTATCACAGGGAAGAGGGGCTATCACAGGGGGTATTTCCACAATAG
- the LOC135397582 gene encoding EGF domain-specific O-linked N-acetylglucosamine transferase-like isoform X1: MLKWRALFVCFALEALGRKVYDVDLPEEHMACFFRNNPNARRQCERDANCPFRHLTNSTCCWGHEPNCSPKHRYYSGSCPGNSKGWTVSKAAQLEKFFEQGDFGYVAERRKKLSILCRPEKSGDSLLECTPNTELCRAKHIRLDFERLLKLPPPVKYREDILGPGLIGGCCRLDVKALKAEGHHKSPLQSWYAELEHFAEFSETDASDCDIVIKKPTVLMKLDATVNIYHHFCDFVNLYLSLHFNNTFHKDFNILIWDTFPYRSNVAPIWKAFTHLEPLTLAPYAGKKVCFHEALFSFLPRMIFGLYYNMPLVPGCSGSGIFRAFNRHVLHRLRIKVERPKHVRITFVSRISKHRLVLNEDELIARAKKLQGVSVHRVSFTHATPFVEQIAVSANTDILIGMHGAGLTHVLFQPDWGVLFELYNCEDEACYRDLARLRGVRYVTWEDTKKLRPQDEEKKEHHPCLSTQGHHPTLGAHAKFTNYEFDAEEFMRLLRLQVEHVRSKISVMHDEL; encoded by the exons ATGCTGAAGTGGAGAGCTTTGTTCGTCTGCTTTGCGTTGGAAGCGCTGGGCAGGAAGGTGTACGATGTGGATCTGCCTGAAGAGCACATGGCTTGCTTCTTTCGAAACAATCCAAATGCAAGGCGGCAATGTGAACGAGATGCAAACTGTCCTTTTAGG CACCTGACAAACAGCACCTGCTGCTGGGGCCACGAACCCAACTGCTCCCCGAAGCATCGTTACTATTCCGGTAGCTGTCCTGGAAATTCCAAAGGATG GACTGTGAGCAAGGCAGCCCAGTTGGAAAAATTTTTTGAGCAGGGCGATTTTGGATATGTTGCAGAACGAAGGAAGAAACTGAGCATACTGTGTCGCCCCGAGAAATCT GGTGATTCTCTCCTTGAATGTACACCCAATACAGAGCTCTGCAGAGCAAAACACATCAGACTGGACTTTGAGCGCCTGTTAAAGCTCCCTCCGCCCGTTAA GTACAGAGAAGATATCCTGGGACCAGGCCTTATTGGAGGATGCTGTCGACTAGATGTCAAAGCCTTGAAAGCAGAGGGGCATCATAAGAGCCCGTTGCAGTCGTG GTATGCAGAATTGGAGCACTTTGCTGAATTCTCGGAAACAGATGCCAGTGACTGTGACATTGTGATAAAGAAGCCCACTGTACTCATGAAGTTGGACGCAA CCGTGAATATCTACCACCATTTTTGTGACTTTGTGAACTTGTACCTGAGCCTTCATTTCAACAATACATTCCATAAGGACTTCAACATTTTAATCTGGGACACA TTTCCTTACAGGAGCAATGTTGCACCCATATGGAAGGCATTTACCCATCTCGAACCCCTGACGTTAGCACCGTACGCAGGCAAAAAG GTGTGCTTCCATGAggctctgttttcttttttgccacGCATGATTTTTGGGCTGTACTACAACATGCCCTTG GTACCAGGTTGTTCTGGGAGTGGAATATTTCGTGCCTTCAATCGACATGTTTTGCATCGCCTGAGGATAAAAGTTGAACGCCCG AAACACGTACGTATTACGTTCGTCTCGAGAATTAGCAAGCACCGGTTAGTACTTAACGAAGATGAG CTCATTGCTCGAGCAAAGAAGCTGCAAGGCGTTTCTGTGCATCGAGTGAGCTTCACACACGCGACACCTTTCGTCGAGCAGATCGCT GTCAGCGCAAACACAGATATTTTAATCGGCATGCACGGAGCTGGACTCACCCACGTCCTGTTCCAGCCCGACTGGGGAGTTCTTTTCGAGCT GTATAACTGCGAGGATGAAGCCTGTTACAGAGATCTTGCAAGGCTGCGAGGTGTTCGTTATGTGACATGGGAAGATACAAAGAAACTCAGACCTCAGGACGAG gaaaaaaaagaacatcatCCTTGTCTCTCAACACAGGGCCATCACCCTACCCTGGGCGCTCATGCAAAGTTTACAAACTACGAGTTTGATGCGGAAGAATTCATGCGTCTGCTTCGCCTCCAGGTGGAGCATGTGAGGTCCAAGATCTCTGTGATGCACGATGAGCTGTGA